A single region of the Ziziphus jujuba cultivar Dongzao chromosome 10, ASM3175591v1 genome encodes:
- the LOC125421017 gene encoding receptor-like protein 33: MPHTCGDGSQLLTLDVSHNYLQGKIPQSLIKCQELEVLNLGHNNMSDKFPFWLPNLPKLQVLILSSNRFYGPIWHPRNFTGFVNSRIIDLSFNDFTGSLPSNYFKNWTSMMESSKKNESELNYIGEGYYQDSVTLMNKGQEMELIKILTIFVAIDLSNNRLHGEIPTTVGDLQSLIVLNLSSNCFTGAIPSSLGNLTELESLDLSNNKLSGVIPQQLISLTFLGYLNLSVNHLTGPIPQGGQIWVFPGSSFEGNWGLCGLPLSQKCGTILPTSHSDKISSDSLLSSFTWKAVAMGYGCGLIIGLVAGHTITLWRPNLMFIIFGVLPQRRQR; encoded by the coding sequence ATGCCTCATACCTGTGGAGATGGAAGCCAATTGTTGACATTGGACGTGAGCCACAACTATTTACAAGGGAAGATTCCACAGTCTCTAATTAAGTGCCAAGAGCTAGAAGTTCTAAATCTGGGCCATAATAATATGAGTGACAAGTTTCCATTCTGGCTACCAAATTTGCCGAAGCTACAGGTTCTCATATTAAGTTCTAATAGATTTTACGGTCCAATATGGCATCCTCGCAACTTTACGGGCTTTGTGAACTCCCGTATCATTGATTTATCTTTCAATGATTTTACAGGGAGTTTACCATCAAACTATTTCAAAAATTGGACTTCTATGATGGAATCTTCTAAGAAAAATGAGTCAGAGTTGAATTATATAGGTGAGGGTTATTACCAAGACTCTGTGACTTTGATGAACAAGGGGCAAGAAATGGAATTGATCAAGATACTTACAATCTTTGTAGCCATTGATCTCTCCAACAATAGACTTCATGGGGAAATTCCAACTACAGTAGGAGATCTTCAATCTCTAATTGTACTTAACTTGTCCAGTAATTGTTTCACAGGGGCCATTCCTTCATCTCTAGGGAATCTCACAGAGCTTGAATCCTTAGATCTATCAAATAATAAGCTTTCTGGTGTAATCCCTCAACAGCTAATCAGTCTCACATTTCTTGGATACTTGAACTTATCCGTAAACCATCTCACTGGTCCAATACCACAGGGTGGACAAATCTGGGTATTTCCAGGTTCTTCTTTTGAGGGAAATTGGGGATTATGTGGTCTTCCACTCTCACAAAAATGTGGAACTATCTTACCAACTTCACACTCTGATAAGATATCATCAGACTCACTATTATCCAGTTTTACTTGGAAGGCTGTAGCGATGGGATATGGATGTGGACTGATAATTGGATTGGTCGCAGGACATACCATCACCTTATGGAGGCCCAATTTAATGTTCATAATCTTTGGTGTGCTGCCTCAAAGGAGACAAAGATGA
- the LOC107411806 gene encoding receptor-like protein 6, whose protein sequence is MKRTHQFLLFYVVVISSSMFVTHSLNSCTTTFPCLPHQTSVLLQLKQEFALKKPEIDSYLGWHSSYPKMRYWKAGSDCCLWDGVTCDMATGHVVSLDLSGSWLNGPLRSNSSLFRLLHLLKLNLAFNNFTSSPIPSELGQLSRLTHLNLSSSEFSGHIPSEISKLTNIMSFDLSDCYGLYVREAGLERLIQNMTNLRLLNLDGVDLSSSSVPQSMANLSFLTHLSLWNCYLQGEFPQNIFQLPNIQSIDLSQNMGLTGSLPEFNCSSNVKSLVIFTTSFLGKLPDSVGNLKSLNVLNLGSFSGTVPSSLWNLSELVELDLSVNYFKGRLPSTLGNLPNLTSLDLSDNEFGGELPSSIKNLPQLKSLTLRRNNFSGQISTSFRNLTQLTYFDLSYNFFHGNFPNPVAFPYLIEEIYLGHNKLTSIPSCNLNLPFLYLLDLSNNLLTGVIPSFSFVMFSSGILNLDDNQITDLGISNSSKLGTLSLSNNLFTGVIPSSLFTISSLVSLNLDDNHIIDLDISNSSKLKSLVLSNNLFTGVIPPSLFAIPSLVFLNLDDNQFTDLDIYNSSRLTILSLSRNRLSRLIPRSISKLKKLGELRLDSNNLSGKVDFGIFSELTGLKSLDLSYNSRLSIANTSMDSTLPHFEDLHLSSCNISEFPIFLKTQDELKYLELSNNRIEGLIPKWFLTVGIETLESLDLSYNFICGWEEIQSLILPWKALKSLDLSSNFLQGPLVVPPMSTEYFSISNNSLTGRIDPLFCKLRKLVSLNASNNHLNGTIPLCFNNISNWEEAPSLENLDLHSNMLQGLLVVPPMSITFIFISNNSFVGGIDPMF, encoded by the exons ATGAAGAGGACCCATCAATTCCTCTTATTTTACGTTGTGGTGATCTCTAGTTCTATGTTTGTTACACATTCCTTGAACTCCTGCACTACCACTTTCCCTTGTCTTCCTCACCAAACCTCTGTTTTACTCCAACTAAAGCAAGAGTTCGCTCTAAAGAAGCCTGAAATTGATTCATATCTTGGGTGGCATAGTAGTTATCCGAAGATGAGATATTGGAAGGCCGGTAGCGATTGCTGTTTGTGGGACGGAGTCACTTGTGATATGGCAACAGGTCATGTAGTGAGCCTAGACCTCAGCGGCAGCTGGCTTAATGGGCCTTTGCGTTCTAACAGCAGCCTTTTCAGGTTGCTTCATCTCCTTAAGCTCAATCTTGCATTCAATAACTTCACCTCAAGCCCCATCCCATCCGAGCTGGGCCAGCTTTCCAGGTTAACCCATCTCAATCTGTCTTCCTCTGAATTTTCTGGGCATATTCCATCTGAAATCTCAAAGCTGACAAATATTATGTCATTTGATCTTTCTGATTGTTATGGTTTGTACGTAAGAGAAGCGGGGCTCGAAAGGCTTATCCAGAATATGACCAATTTAAGACTCCTTAACCTGGACGGAGTGGATCTTTCTTCTTCATCGGTGCCTCAATCCATGGCAAACCTCTCTTTCTTGACACATCTCTCTCTTTGGAATTGCTATTTGCAGGGGGAATTTCCACAGAATATCTTCCAGTTGCCTAACATACAATCCATTGATCTGTCACAAAATATGGGTCTTACAG GTTCTCTTCCGGAGTTCAATTGTAGCAGTAATGTAAAGTCGTTGGTTATTTTCACAACCAGTTTCTTGGGGAAATTGCCCGATTCAGTTGGGAACCTCAAGTCCTTGAATGTTTTGAATCTTGGATCCTTTTCAGGGACAGTTCCTTCGTCCCTTTGGAACCTTTCTGAACTCGTAGAGCTCGATCTTTCAGTGAATTATTTCAAAGGTCGGTTGCCATCTACTCTAGGGAACCTTCCAAACCTCACCTCACTTGATCTCTCTGATAATGAATTTGGTGGTGAATTACCATCTTCCATTAAAAACCTCCCACAATTGAAATCTTTAACTCTTAGAAGGAATAATTTCAGTGGTCAAATTTCAACTTCATTTAGAAATCTGACCCAGCTAACCTATTTTGATCTTTCATATAACTTTTTCCATGGGAACTTCCCAAATCCAGTGGCATTCCCATATCTTATTGAAGAGATTTATCTTGGACACAATAAGTTGACTTCAATCCCATCATGCAATCTTAACTTGCCCTTCCTGTATTTACTTGATCTGTCAAACAATTTATTAACCGGAGTCATTCCTTCGTTTTCATTTGTAATGTTTTCTTCGGGAATTCTAAATCTGGATGACAATCAGATCACGGACTTGGGCATCTCTAATTCATCCAAATTAGGCACTCTATCTCTGTCCAACAATTTATTTACTGGAGTCAttccttcttctttatttacAATTTCTTCCTTGGTATCCCTAAATCTGGATGACAATCACATCATAGACTTGGACATCTCTAATTCATCCAAATTAAAGTCTCTGGTTCTGTCCAACAATTTATTTACTGGAGTCATTCCTCCTTCTTTATTTGCAATTCCTTCTTTGGTATTCCTAAATCTGGATGACAATCAGTTCACAGACTTGGACATCTATAATTCATCCCGGTTGACAATTCTGTCTTTAAGCAGAAACAGATTAAGTAGACTTATTCCAAGATCCATATCCAAATTGAAAAAGCTGGGAGAACTTCGACTTgattcaaataatttaagtgGCAAAGTTgattttggcattttctctgAGCTGACTGGCTTGAAGTCTCTTGATCTTTCATATAACAGCCGCCTATCCATAGCAAATACAAGTATGGATTCCACTCTTCCCCATTTTGAAGATTTACATTTATCCTCGTGCAACATAAGtgaatttccaatttttttgaaaacacaGGATGAATTAAAGTACTTAGAACTTTCCAACAATAGGATAGAGGGTCTTATACCTAAATGGTTCTTGACAGTAGGCATAGAGACCTTGGAAAGTCTTGATCTTTCTTACAACTTCATTTGTGGCTGGGAAGAAATCCAATCACTAATTCTTCCATGGAAGGCATTAAAGTCTCTTGATCTGAGTTCCAATTTTTTGCAAGGACCACTTGTTGTTCCCCCAATGTCCACCGAGTACTTCTCAATCTCAAATAATAGCTTGACTGGAAGAATTGATCCATTGTTCTGTAAATTAAGGAAGCTGGTGTCACTTAATGCATCAAATAATCATCTTAATGGCACCATTCCTCTATGTTTCAACAATATCAGCAATTGGGAAGAAGCCCCATCACTGGAGAATCTTGATCTACATTCCAACATGTTGCAAGGACTACTTGTTGTTCCACCAATGTCCATAACATTCATTTTCATCTCAAATAACAGCTTCGTTGGAGGAATTGATCCAATGTTCTGA